From a single Spirochaetota bacterium genomic region:
- a CDS encoding transcriptional regulator — MLKTELLELIANGENSGVEFKRDDCRPEELAIEIVALANHKGGIILLGVEDDGTTSGIRKDRLEEWVMNIFSDKVHPWILPYYEEIKIDDSTRVAAISLSQGISKPYVLRHSGREEIYIRIGSTSRRATREQQARLFATGGLLHSELLPVSGSGFDSLDVYRLTDYINNIIGDTAKPGNDEEWIKRLTGMGLMSENEHIPPCCTIAGLVIFGLRPRSILKQAGIRVTVYKGTEKDYATKLDKVLDGSIVGLWEHEAGKGRVMIGDGLIEHFIDMIEPYISNDTLEEGDIRRERKYIYPLEAIREIIVNALVHRDWTRSVDIEVSIYADRMEIISPGGLQNSMTIEKMLAGQRSHRNPVLVETTRDYGYMEARGMGIRKKVLPLIREASGRDPEFIETDDYLKTILFPLAAINR; from the coding sequence ATGCTGAAAACCGAATTATTAGAGCTCATCGCAAATGGAGAGAATTCCGGCGTGGAATTCAAACGCGATGATTGCAGGCCGGAGGAGTTAGCTATTGAAATTGTCGCTCTGGCGAACCATAAAGGAGGAATAATTCTTCTTGGAGTCGAGGATGATGGGACGACAAGTGGAATACGCAAAGACAGGCTTGAAGAGTGGGTGATGAACATATTTTCAGACAAGGTTCACCCATGGATATTACCATATTATGAAGAAATCAAAATTGATGATTCCACCCGTGTTGCTGCTATATCCCTGTCTCAAGGGATTTCCAAGCCGTATGTTTTACGCCATTCGGGCAGGGAAGAAATCTATATTAGAATTGGCAGTACATCTCGCAGAGCAACCCGTGAACAACAAGCCCGGTTGTTTGCCACCGGCGGTTTGCTGCATTCTGAACTACTGCCTGTTTCCGGCAGCGGTTTCGATTCACTGGATGTATATCGGCTTACCGATTACATAAATAATATAATTGGAGATACAGCAAAACCGGGAAATGATGAAGAATGGATAAAGCGCCTGACTGGAATGGGGCTGATGTCTGAAAATGAACATATTCCACCATGCTGCACAATTGCCGGACTGGTTATTTTTGGGCTTCGACCAAGAAGTATTCTTAAACAGGCTGGAATCAGAGTAACGGTTTATAAGGGAACTGAGAAGGATTACGCAACGAAACTTGATAAAGTGTTAGATGGTTCAATCGTCGGCCTATGGGAGCATGAGGCTGGAAAAGGGCGCGTAATGATAGGCGATGGTCTAATTGAACATTTCATTGATATGATCGAACCATATATTTCCAATGATACTTTGGAGGAAGGAGACATTAGAAGGGAGAGAAAATACATATACCCGCTTGAAGCAATCAGGGAAATCATTGTAAATGCACTAGTCCACCGCGATTGGACCAGATCTGTGGATATAGAAGTATCAATCTATGCTGATAGAATGGAAATCATTAGTCCCGGCGGTCTTCAAAACTCCATGACCATAGAAAAGATGTTAGCCGGGCAGCGATCGCACCGTAATCCTGTTTTAGTCGAAACGACAAGAGATTATGGATACATGGAAGCACGTGGCATGGGTATTCGAAAAAAGGTATTGCCATTGATTCGCGAGGCGTCCGGTAGAGACCCGGAATTTATTGAAACCGATGATTATCTTAAAACGATACTATTCCCTTTGGCCGCAATTAACCGATAG
- a CDS encoding phage Gp37/Gp68 family protein: protein MAYNSSIEWTGSSWNPITGCSRLSEGCKNCYAERMAARLKAMGQKNYSNGFDLTIHEDMFALPLKWIKPQRIFVNSMSDLFHEEVPLPVIQALFKVMKAAHWHTFQILTKRSNILREYDKFLEWSDNTWTGVTIESRAHMDRLDDLRQTKARLKFISFEPLLSRIEDVDLQSIDWVIAGGESGPGARAIKEEWVIEIRDQCITQKVPFFFKQWGGVRRIAGRR from the coding sequence ATGGCATACAATTCGTCGATTGAATGGACCGGTTCGAGCTGGAATCCGATAACCGGGTGTTCCAGGCTCAGCGAGGGCTGTAAAAATTGTTATGCCGAAAGAATGGCCGCCAGGTTAAAAGCGATGGGCCAGAAGAATTATAGCAATGGATTCGATCTCACTATACATGAAGACATGTTCGCCCTTCCCCTGAAATGGATAAAACCGCAGAGAATATTCGTTAACTCGATGAGCGATCTATTCCACGAGGAAGTTCCTTTGCCGGTCATTCAAGCCTTATTCAAGGTGATGAAAGCCGCCCATTGGCATACTTTTCAGATTCTGACAAAGCGCTCGAATATTCTTCGCGAATACGACAAGTTCCTTGAATGGTCCGATAACACCTGGACGGGGGTGACAATTGAGAGCCGGGCTCATATGGACAGGCTGGATGATTTAAGGCAAACAAAGGCAAGGTTGAAGTTCATCTCTTTTGAACCGCTTCTTTCAAGGATCGAAGATGTCGATTTACAATCCATAGACTGGGTCATCGCCGGTGGTGAATCCGGCCCGGGGGCTCGCGCAATAAAAGAAGAATGGGTAATTGAAATACGAGATCAATGCATTACTCAAAAAGTTCCCTTCTTCTTCAAGCAATGGGGCGGGGTGCGGCGGATAGCTGGCCGGCGCTGA
- a CDS encoding DNA repair protein has translation MSEAYTVAKFWKCALQVNPYDYIGYRGKSHGLTEKEYNQKLLEICKEQDIKIIGIADHGNVKAIDPIRTLLNRNDVLVFPGFEIATTEKAHFVCLFPESTPTEQLTRYLGNLDLTDPDECVRPSKLSAEELIRRVDKLEGFTYAAHATLDSGLLKQKLNHIWRLPLLRAAQIPGKVDDLPQNFLNIIRNMESEYIRTHPIGIINSKDVAVPEDLKDPSASCLIKMTTPSFQAFKMAFLDSESRVRLNYDVRERYYSTINSISISGGFLDGLSIELSEHLNTVIGGRGTGKSTLLECIRYALDKAPVGKEARRKHEDIIKTNLGLEKGRIELKIRSSAKTGRTFILSRRYGEPVIVKDGDGAVSRFSSGDILPHVELYGQNEILEIADNQELLFESLQRFLPDDFRKSTQDLALIEKKLTDNADKLMKAMENTADIQDKIATLPKLQEEEKQYPKTGLEKLKIIPYLERERGLLSRAAEEYERVSDSLESLKEGIPDISFLGDSVLSDLPHKEQLKSIRKHITSYISLLSEQVDAFDKAYHESFSGFTTLQKACGKDIESNEAEIEKSFKKLPSLEGKSGKEIGIAYQNLLKRIEQIRPFEARLKSQIKALEVIQKERENLLAELSDLRSQRSAQLTRSVKSLNKKLSGKLRVTIIPEGETAPIKRFLLDCGLEGIGEKRLSWIDSAQGLTPISLVKTIREGKESLKSQPWEVTPSVAEALGKLDFSDLLKLEALSLPDRVSIELNVSHAAEAYRPIGNLSTGQKCTAILHLLLLENSDPLIMDQPEDNLDNAFIAERIVTELRASKMQRQFIFATHNANIPVFGDAEWIGILESSSEDATLPPERQGSIDSPFVRDKAAEILEGGKAAFMQRKDKYGYE, from the coding sequence ATGAGTGAAGCCTATACAGTAGCAAAATTCTGGAAGTGTGCCCTCCAGGTTAATCCATATGATTATATCGGTTATCGTGGAAAAAGTCATGGCTTGACGGAAAAGGAGTACAACCAAAAGCTCCTTGAAATATGCAAAGAGCAGGACATAAAAATTATCGGAATCGCAGACCATGGCAATGTAAAAGCGATCGACCCGATCAGAACGCTCTTGAACCGGAACGATGTTCTGGTATTTCCCGGATTTGAGATAGCCACGACTGAAAAGGCTCATTTTGTCTGCCTTTTCCCGGAAAGCACACCAACCGAACAGCTCACAAGGTATCTTGGAAATCTCGACCTGACCGACCCCGATGAATGTGTCCGTCCATCAAAACTCAGTGCCGAAGAATTGATCCGAAGAGTGGATAAACTTGAAGGATTTACCTACGCGGCGCATGCGACCCTGGACAGCGGACTTCTCAAACAGAAATTGAATCATATATGGCGCTTGCCTTTGCTGCGTGCGGCGCAGATTCCCGGGAAGGTGGATGATCTCCCGCAAAATTTTCTTAATATTATCCGAAATATGGAATCTGAATACATTCGTACGCACCCGATTGGAATAATAAATTCAAAGGATGTAGCTGTTCCGGAAGATTTAAAGGACCCATCAGCGTCCTGCCTGATAAAGATGACGACACCCTCTTTTCAGGCTTTCAAAATGGCGTTTTTAGACTCAGAATCTAGGGTGCGCTTAAACTACGATGTCAGGGAACGATATTATTCAACGATCAATTCGATCAGCATCTCCGGAGGATTCCTTGACGGACTTTCAATCGAACTTTCCGAACACCTTAACACGGTAATCGGGGGACGGGGAACCGGTAAATCGACGCTCCTGGAATGCATACGCTATGCACTGGATAAGGCGCCGGTCGGGAAGGAAGCCAGGAGGAAACATGAAGACATCATTAAAACGAATCTTGGACTGGAAAAAGGCCGAATTGAGCTGAAGATTCGCTCTTCAGCGAAAACCGGACGAACTTTCATACTTTCAAGACGTTACGGCGAGCCGGTTATCGTCAAAGATGGAGATGGTGCAGTTTCCAGGTTCAGCTCCGGCGATATTCTGCCGCATGTGGAATTATACGGACAAAACGAAATACTTGAAATCGCGGATAACCAGGAATTACTGTTCGAATCGCTCCAGCGCTTCCTGCCCGATGATTTCAGAAAATCAACCCAGGACCTCGCGCTAATTGAGAAAAAACTGACTGACAACGCCGATAAATTAATGAAAGCGATGGAAAACACCGCTGATATACAAGACAAGATCGCGACCTTGCCCAAATTACAGGAAGAGGAAAAGCAATACCCGAAAACCGGTCTTGAAAAATTGAAAATCATCCCGTATCTCGAACGCGAGCGCGGTCTGTTGTCACGAGCTGCTGAAGAATATGAACGGGTTTCCGACTCGCTGGAATCCCTGAAAGAGGGCATTCCCGATATATCGTTTTTAGGAGACTCCGTATTAAGCGATCTTCCGCACAAGGAACAGCTTAAAAGTATACGGAAGCATATAACTTCTTATATAAGTTTGCTTTCAGAACAGGTGGATGCTTTCGACAAAGCTTATCATGAATCATTTTCCGGATTCACAACGCTTCAGAAGGCCTGCGGCAAAGATATAGAAAGCAACGAAGCGGAAATTGAAAAGAGCTTTAAAAAGCTTCCATCGCTCGAGGGAAAGTCCGGTAAGGAAATCGGCATTGCGTACCAGAATCTGTTGAAAAGAATTGAACAGATACGCCCCTTTGAGGCACGCTTAAAATCACAAATAAAAGCTCTTGAGGTAATCCAAAAAGAGCGCGAGAACCTGCTCGCGGAATTATCAGACCTTCGTTCTCAGCGGAGCGCGCAGCTTACACGCTCGGTTAAGAGCCTGAATAAAAAGCTTTCGGGGAAATTAAGAGTTACAATCATCCCCGAGGGAGAAACGGCTCCCATAAAGCGTTTCCTGCTGGATTGCGGTCTTGAGGGCATAGGCGAGAAGAGGCTTTCCTGGATCGATTCAGCTCAAGGCCTTACGCCGATATCGCTTGTGAAGACCATTCGCGAAGGGAAGGAGAGTTTAAAATCCCAGCCGTGGGAAGTGACTCCGTCAGTTGCGGAGGCGCTTGGAAAGCTCGATTTCTCTGACTTGCTCAAGCTTGAAGCCCTGTCACTTCCGGATCGCGTTTCAATCGAATTGAACGTTTCACATGCCGCGGAGGCATATCGGCCGATTGGCAACTTGTCGACTGGCCAAAAATGTACGGCGATTTTACATCTGCTCCTTCTGGAGAACAGTGATCCTCTCATTATGGATCAACCTGAAGATAATCTTGACAATGCGTTTATTGCCGAAAGAATCGTAACCGAATTACGGGCTTCAAAGATGCAACGGCAGTTTATTTTCGCCACGCATAACGCTAATATTCCCGTATTCGGAGACGCGGAATGGATAGGTATTCTGGAATCGAGCAGTGAAGACGCCACGCTTCCGCCGGAGAGGCAGGGCTCGATAGATTCTCCCTTCGTTCGCGATAAAGCGGCGGAAATATTGGAGGGCGGTAAAGCAGCGTTCATGCAGAGAAAGGATAAATATGGTTATGAATAG